The Vibrio penaeicida sequence CTGGCAGCTAAATGTATCTGAATTGAATGTCGCAACCCTAACGCCATTTGTTCATTTGATGCCAGAGTCGGATAAGCTTAACCAGTGGCTGGATACCGTTCAACTCGGAGGCAGAGTAGAAGATATTCGTGTTTCCATGGGGGAAGACCTATCAAGCATGCGCTTTTCTGCCAACCTAGAAGATGGAGCCATGCAGCAGTGGGAGCTGCTACCTGAGCTGCATCACCTCAGTGCCCAATTGTCTGGTTCGCTCGATCAGATCAATGCTCGTGTTTCTCTGATTGATGATGAGCTGCCTTATGGTGATGTATTTCAAGCCCCGCTTAAAATTCGCCAAGCGCAGGTGGACATTACATGGAAAGATCAGGGAGATTGGGGGTGGAGCTTATGGGCGGACAAAGTCACGGCAGCCACACCTGACCTTCAAGTGTTAGGCGCCTTTAAATTAGATTTCCCCAAAGGGAAAAGCCCATTCCTTTCTTTTTATGCTGAAGCTGATGCCTTCAACGCAGGTGAAACGTGGCGCTACCTTCCAACTCTGGCGTTAGGTACGGAGTTGACGGATTACCTATCAACGGCGATTCAGGCAGGTAAAGCGAGCACATCTAAGTTGCTTTGGTATGGCAGTTTGGATCGATTCCCATACTCTAATAATGACGGCATGTTCCAAGCATTGGTAAATTTAAAGCAGTCGCAGTTTAGCTTTGACACGGCGTGGCCGCCACTTAAGAGCCTTCAGCTTGATCTGTTGTTCCAAAACGAAGCCATGTTTATGGATTCTCGAAGCGCGACACTCATGGACGTGAAGGCTAGTCGAATTACGGGAAGGATCCCGTCGTTGTCGGAAAATGGTCATATTGAAATTGAAGCCACAGCAAAAGGCAAAGGCGACGCTGTTCGTGATTACATGATGGCCACACCTTTGGTTGATTCTGTTGGTGCCGCTTTAACCGCTGTTCAAGTAAAAGGCTTAGTTGATGCGGATTTTCAGCTAAAGATTCCTTTTGATGGAAGCGATACTCGAGCTTGGGGCTGGGCAAAACTGCCGGACAATCAAGTTAATATAAAAACTCCATCAATGACGTTAAGTAATGCCTCTGGTCTCATTGAATTTGATAATGATGTGGTTCGCTCCTCTGGTCTATCTGCTGAACTCTTGGGGCAGCCCGTTTCTTTAGACTTTTTAGGGCAAACTCAGAGTAAGAACTACAATGTGAACATCGATGTTCTTGGAGATTGGGATGTACAACCATTAGTTCCCTATGTCGGCGAAACGTGGTTGAAGCGTGTTCAGGGTCATGCGCCTTGGAGCATGGACGTCGACCTGCAAATCAACGATGTCGGCTTTACTTATCAAGTTGATGTGAAAGCGGAAACCCAATTTATTGCCAGCCAATATCCAGAGCCTCTCGGTAAAGCGTTGGGTGAGAAAGGCAGTGCTAGGTTACAAGCCTCTGGCAACCAAGAAACCATTTCTGCACGCCTACAGCTTCCTGAATTTAAATATCAGGCTGAAATTGATATTCGCAATGAAAGACCCGAGTTCGGAGCCTCTCACCTAGTGGTTGGACGTGGCGCATTCCGAGTCAGCCCTATTGTTGGTCACAGTGCTGTTGTACGCCGCGACAACTTCGATCTCGACCAATGGTTGGAACTCTTTTTGGGACCCGTCACCGGACCCCAACCTTTGGTCAGCGAGCTTGATGTGCCTAAAATCCCAATCCCAGAAAGCGTTAAGGTGGAAAGCAAAGCGCTGACGTTAGCTGGGGTGGAATGGCATGATCTAGATTTCAGTGCTCGTAAGAAGAGCCTTGGTTGGAAAATGGAAGTAGAGGGGGCTGAGATATCAGGTCACGCAAGCTATCTTGAACCGTATGATTTAACGGTTTCACTGGATAGGCTACAACTTTATATTCCAGGTTTAGATACATCAACGGATCCTGAGCCGCTCGCTTTGGATGATGAAAAGCCCCAACCTTTGATTAGACCTTTTGACCGAGTTTTTCATGATGCGGTACCTAACCTAACGCTGGCAATAAACGACTTTTGGTTACAAGGCTACAAGATCGGAAAGGTCAATGTGGATTTCTTAAGGCAAGGCGATCGTCTTGAATGGAAGAATATTTCTTTCTCAAGTGGCGACAATAAGTTTAAGGCTTCGGGTTGGTGGATGCTCAAAGAGAATCAAAGTCGTTCTAAATTTAAAATGTCGATGTCTGGTAAAAACAATACGGAAGTGATGGAACGTTTTGGTATTACGTCAGGCATTCAAAAAGCCCCATTTGATGTGGAAACAGATCTAGAATGGAATGGAGCACCTTGGTTGCCTCAAATGACCTCTATGAATGGAACCATCTCCTCAAAGCTCGGGAAAGGTGTCATTTCCGATGTGAGCGGTGCGGCGCGTCTTCTTGGGTTATTCAGCTTAGACTCCATTATCCGTAAAATGCAGCTCGATTTCAGTGATGTGTTTGATAAGGGCATGGCGTTCAATAGCATTACAGGTTCTGGTGAAGTGAAGAACGGTATTTTCGTCACCAATGACATTAAAATGGATGCTGTAGCAGGACGTATGTCGATTAAAGGTTTAGCAAACCTAGAAACACAAATAGTGGATGCTGAAGTAGAGTTTGTGCCCGATCTAACATCCGGTATTCCCGTCATTACCGCGTTTGCCGTGGCACCACAAACGGCAATTGTCGTTTTTGCAATTACTACGGCGTTGTCCCCAGTCGTTGAAGTAATTACCAAGGTAAACTATGCCGTGAAAGGGGCGCTGGATAATCCCAGTGTAACGGAGATTTCAAGAAGCAAGGGTGAATATACAGTGCCCAAAAACGCCACTCAAGACTGAGTGGGTGGTTTGAGATCTAAGGAGAGGGACATGCGAGTAGGACTGATTCAAATGACGTCAAATGCTTTGCCTCAACATAACTTAAATGTGATTGAGAGAGGCGTCGAATCTTTGGTCGAACAAGGGGCTGAGCTGATTTCCACCCCAGAAAATGCACTTGTATTTGGCGGTCGAGATGAGTATCACACCGTTGCCGAAAAGCTTGGTGAGGGTTTGCTTCAACAGGCTTTTCAAAACTTAGCTCAAACCTATGGTATCTGGCTTCATATTGGCAGTTTTCCAATTCAACAAGCCAAAGGAGTCACGACAACGTCATTGCTTTATAGCCCGCAAGGTGAATGCGTTGCCCATTACGACAAACTTCACCTATTTGATGTGGACGTCGCAGATAAGCAGGGGAGCTATCGCGAATCCGATACTTTTGCCTACGGCAACAAGATTTCGCTAGTTGATACACCCTCTGCTACACTTGGTCTAACAATTTGTTATGACTTAAGATTTCCTTCTCTATTTAGCGAACTTAGAAACCAAGGTGCGGATATTATATTTGTACCAGCCGCATTCACTGCCGTCACCGGTCAGGCGCACTGGGAAACTCTGTTAAGAGCGAGAGCCATTGAAACTCAGTGCTTTATCATTGCCGCAAACCAAGGCGGAACACATGAATGTGGGCGTGAAACCTGGGGGCACTCAATGGTGGTAAGCCCTTGGGGTGAAGTCATCGCTACATTGGAACAAGAATCAGGAACATTATTGGTAGAGCTGGACTTAGAACAGCTTGCCTCAATCAGAAAGAATATGCCGTTGATAGAGCACAATCGCTTTAGCAACGTAATGAAGAAAGAGCCGATCAAATGACAATAAATCAAATTGAACAAGAATTACTGGCACCTACGGGTCTCACTGAGAAAGATCTTGCTGAGACATTAGGTCTGATTGCCAGCCGAGATGTGGATTATGCGGATCTGTACTTTCAGTCAAGCTGGCATGAATCTCTGGTTCTGGAAGACAGTATTATTAAAGATGGCTCTTTTAATATTGACCGTGGTGTGGGTGTTCGTGCTATCACGGGAGAGAAAACGGGTTTTGCATACTCCGATCAAATCGATCTTAACGGGTTAAAGCAAAGTGCCATTGCCGCTCGCGGTATTGCATCCCAAGGTCAAACGGGTTCAGTTAAAGCGTTCTCTCGCAGTCAGGCTCCAGAATTCTACCGTTCAGTTAATCCGCTAGAAAGCTTGCAGAAGCAGCAAAAAATAGAATTATTGAAGCAGCTCGATGCATACATTCGTACTAAAGAACCTTTGATACAAGAAGTTTCTGTAAGCATCAGTGGCGTCTATGAGCAGATGCTGGTTGCTGCAACGGATGGTACTTATGCCGGCGATATACGACCTCTTGTCCGATTGTCTATCAGTGTATTGGCGAAGAAAGGCGATCGCCGAGAGCGTGGCAGTTCTGGCGGTGGTGGTCGATATGGCTATGAATTCTTCTTGCAAGAAGAAGGCGGTCGAAAGCGTGCTTTTGATTTTGCGGATGAAGCCATTCGCCAAGCTATGGTTAACTTAGAAGCGGACGCAGCTCCTGCTGGTACTATGCCCGTTGTTTTGGGTGCAGGCTGGCCTGGCGTTCTATTGCATGAAGCGGTTGGTCATGGATTAGAAGGTGATTTTAACCGAAAAGCGTCCTCTGTGTTTTCAGGTAAAGTAGGTGAACAAGTCACATCAAAACATTGCACCATTGTTGATGATGGAACCTTACCAGACCTGCGTGGTTCATTGAATGTTGATGACGAAGGTGTCGCTGGAAAATACAACACTCTTATTGAGAATGGTGTCTTAAAAGGCTACATGCAAGATAAGCACAATGCCCATTTAATGGGGGTTGCGCCAACAGGTAATGGTCGTCGTGAATCATACGCGCACCTTCCAATGCCTCGTATGACTAATACTTACATGCTGGCTGGCGAACATTCTCCTGAAGAAATCATCTCAACGGTGAAAAACGGTCTTTACGCCCCTAACTTTGGTGGGGGACAAGTGGATATTACTTCGGGTAAATTTGTATTCTCAACATCAGAAGCGTATTTGATTGAAGACGGTAAGGTTACTCGACCTGTTAAAGGTGCAACTCTTATTGGTTCAGGCATCGAAGCGATGCAACAGGTATCGATGGTAGGTAACGATCTTGCCTTAGATCGTGGCGTTGGTGTCTGTGGTAAAGCTGGACAAAGCGTGCCAGTCGGTGTCGGTCAACCAACACTGAAACTGGACTCCATCACTGTTGGTGGTACCGAGTAAGTACTTAACCTGAACTCGGGATAGCAGCTTGCTTTGTTTGCTGTGACCTAGTTGCTGAAATAAATCAGTTAGTTATAAAAAAGCTGCCTAGGCAGCTTTTTTTTTGTGTCTCTACTCTGTCTCTTCGAAAAGCACTTTTAGAGTTTGGAAAATCTCTCTAGAGGATTTCGGCGGTTTGTTGTTTTGTTTTTCCCTTTTTGCCTGACGAGAAAGCTGACGTAAGCGCTGCCTGTCTGCTGATGGGAATCGCTCTAACACGTCCGCAATCGCGCTATCACCTTCTTCTATAACGCGATCTCTCAATTGCTCCAATTTATGCAATTCCGCAGTGGCTTGGGAGTGCTTGTTGCGAACTTTATCCAATGCGGCTTGAATAGGCTCTGGATCTTCTGTACGCATCAGTTTTCCAATGTACTGAAGCTGACGACGTTTGGCTTCATTTTTGAAACGTTGCGCGTCTGCGATGGCGTCTCGCAGATCTTCACTGAGTGGAAATTTTTCCAACACCGCTGGTTTTAGTTCCACCAGTTCTTCACCTAGCTTCTGCAGTTCTTCCATATCCTGCTTCATCTCGGATTTACTTACCCAGATGATTTCTTCTTCCTCTTCCCACGGCGCTTTTTGGTTTTTACGTGCCATTTTTGTCTGCCTACTTCGATATCAGTGTTCAATTATCGCTTATTTTAACAAGAATTATGGGGCGAAAGCGAAAACCTTGTTATCCTTAATCAATAATCCCTTAAACAACAGTTATTTCGGTATGGACGTAAAAGCGCAAATCGCACAACAAAAGTTGGAATTAGAGGAAGCTGTCAGCAAAGCATTGGAAATTGCGACAGGAACGGCAGACGCTGCTGAAGTCGCTATTAGCAAAAGCACTGGTATCAGCGTATCAACTCGCATGTGTGAAGTTGAAAATGTCGAATTTAATAGTGACGGTGCTTTAGGCATCACTGTGTATCGTGGCCAGCGTAAAGGCAGCGCCTCGACTTCTGATCTGAGTGAAAAAGCAATCCAACAGACAGTGATGGCAGCGCTCGATATCGCAAACTACACATCTGAAGATCCTTGTGCGGGCCCTGCACCGAAAGAACTGATGGTTAAGGAAATCCCTGATTTGGATCTTTTCCACCCAGATGTACCGGAACCAGACCAAGCAGCTAAGCTTGCCATTGCAGCCGAAGAAGCGGCACTCAGTTACAGTGACAAAATCAAGCAGAGTGACGGTGCAAGCTACGATAGTCATTATGGCTTAAAAGTGTATGGCAACAGCCACGGTTTACTGGCGAGTTATGCGTCGAGCCGACACAGCATGAGCTGTTGTGTGATTGGTACGGGTGAAAATGGCGATATGGAGCGTGATTACAACTACACTGTTTCACGTCGAAAAGAAGATTTATGGTCACCTGAAACGGTTGGCTTAAAAGCGGCTGAAAAGACTATAAGCCGTTTAGATGCACAGCGTTTACCCACTGGGAAAATGCCCGTCATGTTTGCTGCGGATGTCGCAACTGGCTTGATCGGTCATCTTGTGATGGCTATCAGCGGCGGAAATCTCTACAGAAAATCTTCATTCTTGCTGGACAAGTTAGGCGACCAGATCCTGCCATCTTGGTTTAATATTCACGAAAAGCCGCACGTGCTTCGTGGTTTGGCTTCCAGTCCATTTGATAACGAAGGTGTCTTTACCCAAGACAAACAAATCATTACGGATGGCGTTCTATCTACTTACCTACTAACGAGCTATGCAGCGCGCAAAATGAACATGACACCAACGGGGCACGCTGGTGGTATTCATAACTGGTTTGTGGAATCTACTGGTCAAAACTTTGAAGCCATGCTTAAAGAGCTTGGTACTGGCTTTCTAGTTACAGAACTTATGGGACAAGGTGTGAACTCTGTAACGGGTGATTACTCTCGCGGTGCGGCTGGTTTTTATGTCGAGAACGGAGAAGTGAAATACCCAGTATCAGAAGTCACAATTGCTGGAAACCTCGTGGATATGTATCAGCAAATTGTTGCCGTGGGTAGTGATGTGGAAACACGCTCTCAGATTCAGACGGGCTCTATATTAATTGAATCTATGAAGATTGCAGGCGAGTAGAAACATACGGTTTAAGTGAAAAGGACCACGTTTTTATATTTACCTTAGTACTTATGAAAAAGCGCCAATGACTTATTGGCGTTTTTTGTTTTTACCCTTGCCTCTCCTACCATTGTTCCTCACAAAAATGAATGTATATGGTATAATCCCCGCCCTTTTTACTGACGCTTTGTACAGTAAAATGCTTTAATCTTGTCATAACCGATACCAAACGAGTGCATCAATGAAATTAACGGTCGCTTCTTTTTTCAGTGGAGCTGGTGGTTTAGATCTTGGCTTTGAAAAAGCGGGATTCCACATCCCTTTCGCCAATGAGTACGATAAGCAAATCTGGGATACGTACGAGCATAATCACCCATCCACTGAGCTGGATCGTCGAAGTATCGTTAATATTGAAAGCGAAGAAGTACCAGACTGCGATGGCATAATTGGTGGTCCACCATGCCAAAGCTGGAGTGAAGCGGGCAGTAAGCGTGGAATAGACGATCACCGCGGGCAGTTGTTCTACGAGTTCATTCGCATTCTTACCGATAAAAGGCCGAAATTTTTTCTAGCAGAAAACGTGAGTGGGATGCTGGCGCCAAGGCATAAACAAGCACTCGAAAACATAAAAGAAACGTTCCGAGAAGCAGGGTACGATCTTCATTTTAAGTTGATGAATGCTGCAGATTACGATGTTCCCCAGGATAGAAAGCGGGTGATATTCATCGGCTTTCGCTCCGATCTCAATATCGATTATCATTTTCCTGAACCACACGAATATAAGCCAAGTTTAAAAGATTGCCTGAAAGATTTAGACGGATTAGCCGTCCCTGCTATAGCAAAGTCCAAGCCTAATCCAGAGGTTGCAATTCCTAATCATGAATACATGACGGGAGGCTTTTCAAGCATGTTTATGAGTCGAAACCGAGTACGTACTTGGGATGAGCCCTCATTTACGATTCAAGCGGGTGGACGCCATGCACCGTTGCATCCTAGTGCACCGAAAATGCAGAAAGTCGAAACCGACAAATTTGTCTTTGTGGATGGGCACGAATACCGTCGTTTAAGTGTTCGAGAATGCGCTCGAATCCAAGGTTTTCCGGACAGCTTTGAATTTCTTTACAAGGATCTTGGGGCGGGCTACAAAATGATTGGCAATGCAGTGGCGGTGAATTTTGCTGCGGCTATTGCTGAAAGTATTAAAGAGGCATTGGCTAAAGCAGGAGCGATTGGTAAATCTCAAGCAGCGTAATCATGACGTTCGTATATTTTTCGTTGTCTAATTGCGTCTTTTAGATTCTCTCTATGGTGCCATTTAAACAAAACCTCAGATTCTTGCCGAATACTGAGGTTTTTTTTATTTCGAAGGTTATTTCTTGGTGGGAATGTCGATATTAAAGGTTCTCAAGTTTTGGATTAGACGATTGTGGTTTAATCCATTAGGTGCAACGAGTTCGAAGGTGCCTAATTTTGTTAGATCTTTCAGAGTTTCTACTTTTGTCATCTTACTCAAGCGTTTTGTCGGACGAAATTGAGTATAAGTACACTTCCCTCGGTTACTTCTTTCTGTTTTGGGATTTATTGGGCGGTAAACCACCTTAAAATTACGACTTATGGTTTGTATTACTTCATTGCTTATTGGTTGCAGTTTTTGTATGAGATCGAGTAGGTCACTTGGGACTTTATTGCTCACCAAAAGGCAATTCGCCACCAAATTTCCTTTGCCAGTACCCGCTACAATTTTCACGATATCTTGATAGTCAAACACTTGAGTAAACTCTCGGGCGGTTTTCCCTGAACGTTTTCCAAAACAAATACTCACGCCTACGAAGAAAGATGCGGAAGGACTTTTTGCCCATTGTTTCGCCCATTGAGTGCAATCTTTTGTGAGGTTGTTAAACGCTCTGACGCCAAAATCTTGAAGGATTCGATTGTGTGAGTACCAGTTACCAAAGTAATGGGCGCTGCTCATTTTTGCTGAAATCTTAATAGGGGATCCATCCGACAATTTTATGAGGATATCTGTTTTGCCGCCAATCGCCCCTTGCGCTTGAACAGAAGTGACTTTGGCTCCAGGTTTTACACCGATCTCTCTCATCCATGCTGGTATATCATTGGGTAGCGTGTCTCCAATGTTTACACTCGCAGCAACGTCTTTTTCAAATTTATCGGTTTTTTTAGACATGTTTTCCCTACAACCATCATCAGCAATGTTGAAAGATGGGTATTATGCACTTATGTGATTAATACATGTGAATTGTGGATCAGT is a genomic window containing:
- a CDS encoding DNA cytosine methyltransferase; translated protein: MKLTVASFFSGAGGLDLGFEKAGFHIPFANEYDKQIWDTYEHNHPSTELDRRSIVNIESEEVPDCDGIIGGPPCQSWSEAGSKRGIDDHRGQLFYEFIRILTDKRPKFFLAENVSGMLAPRHKQALENIKETFREAGYDLHFKLMNAADYDVPQDRKRVIFIGFRSDLNIDYHFPEPHEYKPSLKDCLKDLDGLAVPAIAKSKPNPEVAIPNHEYMTGGFSSMFMSRNRVRTWDEPSFTIQAGGRHAPLHPSAPKMQKVETDKFVFVDGHEYRRLSVRECARIQGFPDSFEFLYKDLGAGYKMIGNAVAVNFAAAIAESIKEALAKAGAIGKSQAA
- a CDS encoding YhdP family protein — encoded protein: MKFLPSLLWRTLIWSLVTVMVILAITVTVLRVSLPRLDKYQADIETWVSQSTGIEFRSEKVSGYWKNTHPFIALENLQAILPDEDKTQILIREAEIELDVFASLRNLTPVVSTLRVDGLSLDVQHIKWLKEGNQAIGKPEASSPSSESVLNDIEYLLLRQLNDFSIANSNVTYQTFTGDIKTLEIEHLKWQNFGDRHRADGVIGIADNDINSLTVKADFIESGDLSRISGDFFVSAENLQVTPWLTKYLKDKVGIAQGHASFNSWITVDKGQPKNAYLEILPSEISWNKEAQHSLMLEHGIVSMAPSGSGWQVNAHSLRLRTDDTPWPLLDAAFKFNKENWQLNVSELNVATLTPFVHLMPESDKLNQWLDTVQLGGRVEDIRVSMGEDLSSMRFSANLEDGAMQQWELLPELHHLSAQLSGSLDQINARVSLIDDELPYGDVFQAPLKIRQAQVDITWKDQGDWGWSLWADKVTAATPDLQVLGAFKLDFPKGKSPFLSFYAEADAFNAGETWRYLPTLALGTELTDYLSTAIQAGKASTSKLLWYGSLDRFPYSNNDGMFQALVNLKQSQFSFDTAWPPLKSLQLDLLFQNEAMFMDSRSATLMDVKASRITGRIPSLSENGHIEIEATAKGKGDAVRDYMMATPLVDSVGAALTAVQVKGLVDADFQLKIPFDGSDTRAWGWAKLPDNQVNIKTPSMTLSNASGLIEFDNDVVRSSGLSAELLGQPVSLDFLGQTQSKNYNVNIDVLGDWDVQPLVPYVGETWLKRVQGHAPWSMDVDLQINDVGFTYQVDVKAETQFIASQYPEPLGKALGEKGSARLQASGNQETISARLQLPEFKYQAEIDIRNERPEFGASHLVVGRGAFRVSPIVGHSAVVRRDNFDLDQWLELFLGPVTGPQPLVSELDVPKIPIPESVKVESKALTLAGVEWHDLDFSARKKSLGWKMEVEGAEISGHASYLEPYDLTVSLDRLQLYIPGLDTSTDPEPLALDDEKPQPLIRPFDRVFHDAVPNLTLAINDFWLQGYKIGKVNVDFLRQGDRLEWKNISFSSGDNKFKASGWWMLKENQSRSKFKMSMSGKNNTEVMERFGITSGIQKAPFDVETDLEWNGAPWLPQMTSMNGTISSKLGKGVISDVSGAARLLGLFSLDSIIRKMQLDFSDVFDKGMAFNSITGSGEVKNGIFVTNDIKMDAVAGRMSIKGLANLETQIVDAEVEFVPDLTSGIPVITAFAVAPQTAIVVFAITTALSPVVEVITKVNYAVKGALDNPSVTEISRSKGEYTVPKNATQD
- the pmbA gene encoding metalloprotease PmbA; the protein is MDVKAQIAQQKLELEEAVSKALEIATGTADAAEVAISKSTGISVSTRMCEVENVEFNSDGALGITVYRGQRKGSASTSDLSEKAIQQTVMAALDIANYTSEDPCAGPAPKELMVKEIPDLDLFHPDVPEPDQAAKLAIAAEEAALSYSDKIKQSDGASYDSHYGLKVYGNSHGLLASYASSRHSMSCCVIGTGENGDMERDYNYTVSRRKEDLWSPETVGLKAAEKTISRLDAQRLPTGKMPVMFAADVATGLIGHLVMAISGGNLYRKSSFLLDKLGDQILPSWFNIHEKPHVLRGLASSPFDNEGVFTQDKQIITDGVLSTYLLTSYAARKMNMTPTGHAGGIHNWFVESTGQNFEAMLKELGTGFLVTELMGQGVNSVTGDYSRGAAGFYVENGEVKYPVSEVTIAGNLVDMYQQIVAVGSDVETRSQIQTGSILIESMKIAGE
- the yjgA gene encoding ribosome biogenesis factor YjgA, with the protein product MARKNQKAPWEEEEEIIWVSKSEMKQDMEELQKLGEELVELKPAVLEKFPLSEDLRDAIADAQRFKNEAKRRQLQYIGKLMRTEDPEPIQAALDKVRNKHSQATAELHKLEQLRDRVIEEGDSAIADVLERFPSADRQRLRQLSRQAKREKQNNKPPKSSREIFQTLKVLFEETE
- the tldD gene encoding metalloprotease TldD is translated as MTINQIEQELLAPTGLTEKDLAETLGLIASRDVDYADLYFQSSWHESLVLEDSIIKDGSFNIDRGVGVRAITGEKTGFAYSDQIDLNGLKQSAIAARGIASQGQTGSVKAFSRSQAPEFYRSVNPLESLQKQQKIELLKQLDAYIRTKEPLIQEVSVSISGVYEQMLVAATDGTYAGDIRPLVRLSISVLAKKGDRRERGSSGGGGRYGYEFFLQEEGGRKRAFDFADEAIRQAMVNLEADAAPAGTMPVVLGAGWPGVLLHEAVGHGLEGDFNRKASSVFSGKVGEQVTSKHCTIVDDGTLPDLRGSLNVDDEGVAGKYNTLIENGVLKGYMQDKHNAHLMGVAPTGNGRRESYAHLPMPRMTNTYMLAGEHSPEEIISTVKNGLYAPNFGGGQVDITSGKFVFSTSEAYLIEDGKVTRPVKGATLIGSGIEAMQQVSMVGNDLALDRGVGVCGKAGQSVPVGVGQPTLKLDSITVGGTE
- a CDS encoding carbon-nitrogen hydrolase family protein, with protein sequence MRVGLIQMTSNALPQHNLNVIERGVESLVEQGAELISTPENALVFGGRDEYHTVAEKLGEGLLQQAFQNLAQTYGIWLHIGSFPIQQAKGVTTTSLLYSPQGECVAHYDKLHLFDVDVADKQGSYRESDTFAYGNKISLVDTPSATLGLTICYDLRFPSLFSELRNQGADIIFVPAAFTAVTGQAHWETLLRARAIETQCFIIAANQGGTHECGRETWGHSMVVSPWGEVIATLEQESGTLLVELDLEQLASIRKNMPLIEHNRFSNVMKKEPIK